The DNA window tataaatatataatgggAATGTGGCATTTAACAGTATAATACTTTTACAGTAGTGGATATAAAGATTTAAACAGTCTTTGCTTCTTACTTAAGTATTGCTGATGCTGTTCTACTATTTGTGTACTTTGCCTTTTTTATGTCACTACACACAGTTAAGAAggtatattttaatattaattgaAGTTTTTTAGAAGTCAGTGGAACTGTTGCCAGTCTGAGAACTCTGGTTACCACATACACATGAAGTAAATAAGGCTAAACTCACCtacaataaacatgttcacaTGCAGACGTCAGGCTGTAGGCTTTAAACTGCCTCTTACTGAGTATGGAGTTCATCAAGTGCTACCTTGTCAGTGACGCTACTGTGTTTCCTCTACACTATCCACTCTTTCAGGCCAGAGGATGGGGAGATCCACCCTGAGATCTGTAGGCTCTTTATTCAGCTGCAGTGCTGTCTGGAGATGTACATCACTGAGATGCTCAAATCTGTCTGCTTGCTCGGCTCCCTGCAGCTCCACAGGAAAGGTTAGAAACCTCAGTGCAAGGGCAGCATGTAACTAACTTTGCCACAGAGTTTATGTGTGGATATGTGTTTGTAGCTGTGCGTATACATGTACACATCTGTTCTAGTTTATagaacacacactttttccttttattaattCTAAAAAGATCTACTCAGACATAATTATTAATTAGAagaactttatttttacagacGTTGTTCTATCCAGATTATCATTTACAGCTGGACAGCTAAGTAAACAAGtggttttgtacttttgttAATGACGTTTACAATAATTGTGCGATCTGATGAGTAACTTTCCgtgcatgttttaaatgcacTCACATGTTTAAGACGAGCTGTTCTCTGTGTGCTTTAGGTAAAGATTCCTGCGGCCCTCCCGGAGTCGACAGCAAGATAGAGGAGAGCTCAGACATCCCTATCCTGGAGGACACCTCTTCCTCACCCACTGACTGTCCTCAGCTCTGCTGGCTCGTGGCGACTGACATAGAAAACATAGAAAAGTAGGTGAACGAAAAGCGTTGTGGATCCTGCAGTGTCTTTCTATGTGTGTTGAAGATAATAGGTAGGTATTGTAAATGTGGTCTCTTTCTGGGTCAAAGTATGTGTTATGGTAAATGATAATTCAAAGCACTACAgtaattcacatttacactaatAATGTAATACATTTTACTGTGCAAAATAcactatattttaaaatgaatattaaaacattGTGACGTGACATTGCAAAAACGAGGCAGGGGGAGTATTTGTTGTGAGCTCGAGTGGATGTGACtgtatgtgcagtatgtgtctgtgtgataaTGACACAACTTAAAATAATACCTCATTTGTGTCATTGCAGGGATATGAGAGAGATGAAGAACCTTCTCAGTAAACTCAGGGAGACAATGCCATTACCACTGAAAAACCAAGGTGAGATTGAAGACTAACATTTTATCTTTAtcctctttcacacacatcTCCACATAAAACCTCAACCCCACGGAGCACGGGCACTTTTCAAATCTTTTACAGAGTGATTCTGACTTGCTGCAGCTAAGACTGGTAAAATAATCCGAGTTGGCGgtgctgtctgtgtgttcttgtgCCCAGATGACAGCAGTTTGCTGAACCTGACTCCTTACCCACTGGTCcgacagaggaagaggaggttcTTTGGACTCTGTTGCCTGGTAACCAGCTAAAGGCTCCACCTTTGTGGGTAGGAGGCGGCAACAAAGACACCATTACCCACCGTCCTTCACCACTTGTGTGTCCCACCAATCTATTACTGCCATTTTCAAATAaattgtctctttttctctctttttttcttctaaatctgcccattttataattttattttgtaatacaAAATAAGAAATTGTAACTGCaatgtaatgaaaacaaaagtcatGAGCAtatattttaagatattttgCAAAAGAAATGAAGTCAGACATCTGCTCGTCCAATGTAAAAGAGAATGTGAGGTCATTTGAGATAATGACATCGCTCAACTACTTCCACAAACCTGAGTGAATAAAATGaggatttatgtttttaaaaagggaatataattgtctgtttttgtcagaaATAATAAGATAATTTATGAATATATGCCATCCGAATGTGACGGTGGCACAAAGTTAAACCTTCGTCTGTATAAGCTGAGTAAGCGGGCCTGTAAGtttgctgtgtattactgtctctattttctgtttctaactGTCCTTTCTTGTTAATGTACTTAATTTAGTCTTCCATAAACCAAGAACCTGTACCCAACTTTAACTTTTCAGCTTCAAAATGGAATACTATACGATACAGTACTCAAAAACTTCTTTGCACACAATATTTAACTATCAATTGAGACATTAGACTTGTATATACACATAATCAACGCAATGCTCTCTGAATTCTTTTCAAAGTTGAAGTTGTTTAGCACAGAATCTGTTGGTTGACATAAGAAGGGCACGCCTCCCTCTGCCTGAAGCAATCAGTGCAGACAGGGGGCAGGCACCATGGGTCTTACTCAGTGATACTGATGAATTTTTAGGGCACAGGGAAGGTACACTAGGTAAAGCTGATATAGgtcattttacattaataaaactTTTGTTATTGAAATTAATTAACTCGCCTCTGTCACTTTCTTACATGCAACCTCCTAAAATGTCCACTGGGTGGAGACAGACTGTCTAAAAAGACAAATTTGTCAGACACATTGGAAGAAATCAAAGGATGAATCAATGGTAATGAATGTAATGGATAGGCTGATTTGAAGATGAATATTTGTAAATGAGGAGATTAGTAATCTGTAATAATATTTGCCTTCATTCATGCTATTTTGGTTGTTGAGATGGATCGTCCCACACTGTTAAGCCTGTTTGTGGTCTATCTGGGAGGATTTGGGGCCTAATAAAGTTGTGGAAAtgcaagagagggagaaagaaaagccAGATAATCTTTTCTTAAATCCAAAACAAGCAgctttcttttacatttacagaagATTGGTAAAATAGAATGAATTTAGATTAGACGTCGGACAGGACAGGGTCCAGATGGTCATCTACTCTAGCTTCTGGacttaaatatatttattagtaAAGGACAAACTGTTcatccacagtgtgtgtgtagattATTTCCTAAAATGTAGACATGCAGGTTAGGCTATTTCACAACTCTCAGTAAGCAGTAAATTTGAACATAAGTGTGAATGTAAATACAACAGAGGACCATGAATTCCTACAAGTTACAAGGTGGGATTCATGCCACTTGGATTGAGAGCTGAGGAATTTGGAAGCTAAGACAACACCTTTAAATCCCTTTTATGTTCCTCAAACTATTCCTGAACAAGTTTTGAAGTTTGGCAGGACATTATTCCCACTGCCTTCTGGGAATTTCGTTGCCGTGAAGGGTGTAATGGGCCTGCAAAAATTGTGCAGGTGGTACATGTTAAAGGAAAACCTGCATGGATGCCAGAAGCCTAAGGTTTTCCAGTGTAACATTACACTGTCTCCCCTATTTAGCCTTCTTCCCATAGTGCATCTTGGTGTCATGTCTTCCGCAGGTAACCTCATGCACAGATTTCCACCAGCTATGCGGGCCCATATACACcatctatatttattttgagTTAATTAGAATTAATGGGTTTTGGGCTCATGAGGAGTAAGAGCCTTCCCAAATATGCTTGAAATATTCTCAGACAAAAAGGTTCTCTATGTCAGTTTGTGTACATGATGCCTTATGTGATAGTTTTAGAGCATTTTCTAGCAGTTTCCTCACATTCACTCAGTTTTACCGTGTTTTACTCTCTTTTTGTAAAACATAGTAAAACTGAGGGAGGCACATCAGccaacaaaatgtgttttggtgtgATGGGGAGACATTAAATAGCTGGTGTCTTCACTGTTTCACAGGCAAAATCAGGCACAGACATGCATTTACACCATGAGAGGGCAGCAAGCCAGAGGCAGGAATAGACTGTCAGCAGGGGTTTGCCTGGCAGGCTGAGCACTGTCTGGTTTCGTAAGCAGAGGACATCTTTTGAAATACATCATCTCAGTCCAGAACACAGATTTTCAAACATTATCTCAAGAGACGCTAGCAAAACTCTTTTCTTCAAAACCAAGACCTACTTTCTGCAGCCTGTTGTGTATACAACCTGAGCAGTATATTTTAAGAAGTC is part of the Anabas testudineus chromosome 9, fAnaTes1.2, whole genome shotgun sequence genome and encodes:
- the rgs7bpa gene encoding regulator of G-protein signaling 7-binding protein A, whose protein sequence is MSSASNGRKNRPRSAGNIFQIGKPPYRDPQRRESTESTRKAQRAVADCRMIVQEFNTLVALYRELVISIGEITVDCPSLRAEMLKTRTKGCEMARAAHHSLSLISGPEDGEIHPEICRLFIQLQCCLEMYITEMLKSVCLLGSLQLHRKGKDSCGPPGVDSKIEESSDIPILEDTSSSPTDCPQLCWLVATDIENIEKDMREMKNLLSKLRETMPLPLKNQDDSSLLNLTPYPLVRQRKRRFFGLCCLVTS